Part of the Terriglobales bacterium genome is shown below.
GCAATGCGTACAGTCAGCGGCACATGCTTTCTGTTGCCATGGTGATGGAGTGCGCGACTGGATCTTCCGCTATTGCATGAATCAGCCCGATCCTGCGAGCCTCATCGACATCCACTTTTTCCGCTGCGCAAAACATTTGCAGTGCGCGTCCTTTGCCAATGAGCCGGGGCAGGCGCTGCGTGCCGCCCCATCCTGTGATCAATCCCAGCGCAGCGCCGCGATGGCCGAACACGGCATTAGGAGCGGCGATGCGGCAGTCGCAGGCCAGCGCCAGGTCGAGCCCACCGCCAAGGCAATAGCCTTCGACGGCAGCATAAATTGGAGCAGGAAATTGGTCCACGGTATTCATGAGCGCCTGTCCCATTTTTGCGAATTCATAAGCTTGTGCGCCGCTCAGAGCCGCAACTTCGTGCAGGTCAGCACCGGCGGAGAAAAAGTTTTTGTTGCCGGTGAGGATGAGGGGTTTGGGGTTTTCGTCCAGATTACAAATCACCTTGGTTAGCGCTAACACTTTGCTTTTTGTAAGGCGATTGGTTGAATCCTCGGATTTCAGACGAAGCAGGAAAAAGTGTTTATGTTCTTCCAACAAGAAATGTTCATCGGAGGTGTCATCCTGAGCTCGGCGTTCTTTGCCGAGCGAAGGATCTGGCGAAACTCTATCCCTGTCATTACCGGCGGCGGGAATATAAACAGGAAGCGGCGCAATCTTCTTACCCCAGTCCTTGCTCAGATCCCTCCACTTTGGATTTTCCGCGTCGATCAGAGCCACTTTCCTGGATCGTATCCAGCCTTTGAGCTCTTTTTCGCGTGTAATCGCGGTGACGACGTCGGAATAGGTCTCGAAATAAACAAGTTTATGAGTTCGATAACGCACACTGAACCCCTCAGGAAACACGTCATGTTTGTGTTGCCACACACGATGCTCCAGTTTGCTGGTGACATCGATGTACAAGACCCGCTTGTGACTGGCCATAATGTAGACGTAATAGATTTTCATCTTCTGATGCGCACCACCGCTATTGCGAGGGAAAGTGTATCGTCAGATTCTTCGCTCGGCAAAGTACGCCTCGCTCAGAATGACATTTTCGTAAAGGAAGCAGAGTTTTAAACGATTGCAGATAGTTTGAAAAAGATGATTGCTGAGTGCTTTTTCACGCCGCCACGCCGCGGGGTTTTACGTTGGCGCGGATGAACTGAACGATTTCGTCCATGGGAGTGCCGGGGCCAAAGATGCCGGCGACACCGGCTTTTTTCAGAAGGTCCATGTCCTGCTCGGGGATGGTGCCGCCCAGCAGCACCAGCACATCATCCATGTGGTTTTGTTTGAGCAGATCCATAATGCGGGGAACGATGGCGTTGTGAGCGCCGGAGAGGATGGAGAGGCCG
Proteins encoded:
- a CDS encoding enoyl-CoA hydratase-related protein, which encodes MKIYYVYIMASHKRVLYIDVTSKLEHRVWQHKHDVFPEGFSVRYRTHKLVYFETYSDVVTAITREKELKGWIRSRKVALIDAENPKWRDLSKDWGKKIAPLPVYIPAAGNDRDRVSPDPSLGKERRAQDDTSDEHFLLEEHKHFFLLRLKSEDSTNRLTKSKVLALTKVICNLDENPKPLILTGNKNFFSAGADLHEVAALSGAQAYEFAKMGQALMNTVDQFPAPIYAAVEGYCLGGGLDLALACDCRIAAPNAVFGHRGAALGLITGWGGTQRLPRLIGKGRALQMFCAAEKVDVDEARRIGLIHAIAEDPVAHSITMATESMCR
- a CDS encoding cobalamin B12-binding domain-containing protein, with the protein product MPTERKIRVLVAKPGLDGHDRGAKVIARALRDAGMEVIYTGLRQTPEMIASASLQEDVDVIGLSILSGAHNAIVPRIMDLLKQNHMDDVLVLLGGTIPEQDMDLLKKAGVAGIFGPGTPMDEIVQFIRANVKPRGVAA